Within the Amyelois transitella isolate CPQ chromosome 3, ilAmyTran1.1, whole genome shotgun sequence genome, the region AGCTCTACCTACCGTGATTAGACACAGAAAGCTTTTGTTGGAGAAATTACTGTGGGCGGATTCCGTTCCATTcccaaatttaatttgaattaagacttagtaggttttttttattgtgaactAGAATTAACCTGCGGCTTTTCTCTTTTGCTCTTCATTTTAATGAAGCTAATATAAGCCAAAGTGATGACTAGTGTCTAAATAAGTCCTTCATTTTGTCTGTATATTGCTGTGATTTGATATAAAGTTAGTTTACTTTATAAAAGTTAGTTATAAAGTAGAAGTCAAAGGAAAAATCAAAAGGTGATGGTATGATTTATCTTAATATGCaactaaaacttaaaatacaatatttttattattcatttttttagattacaCGCGTCCAAAGTCCTcagaaattttcataaaaaatatcaaagtacCTTCTTAAATACTATTTCCTAATTTCCAAACACAATAGAATCTTGAAACATCCTAAATCAAAAACGTTAACTAaccttaattaaattaaacaagttGGTGAGAGCTGAGAAAATCTTTAACTTACAACTAACACTTACACTAATATGGTCAGATGGCCtgaaaaacaataacattagTAACCACGTCACTGAAACGGAAAACACACTATTTTATTCATCGCCGTCCCAAAAGTTAACCACGCGGTAATATTCAATAGGTAACAAAGTAAAATACGACGATTCACCATAGCAACTCGGCAGTCCATCGCAAATTACCAGAACTAAGTTCCCCTGACCCCAAAACggatattaaataaagtattaatgCCAGCACACACTTTATCGAGATTCGGGAAAATCCACATAGTTCAATGTCTTCAAAAACGACACATGCGCCCATGAGTAACGGCCGGATAACTCTCCTTTATCCACCTGAACTGGGTAACCTGGTCCCAGCAGTTCCTAACGCTACAGAAATAAAGCTCAATTTGCCAAATTTGCTCCAtgtccggctcgaaggaccagcAATAAACACTCATTTCACGGGCTTAGATCGCTCTCTGGGAAGTGATGTATGGAGGTTGGAATGTGACAGATATAATAGTATACCCCCGGATTAGAATGATAGAAAGAGAGGAAAATACGTTTGGGAATGAGTGACGGAGATAGGTGATTTATTTTGGAGGGAACCCGCGGGCCCTGAGCAACAATTTAGCGTTCGGGTCCTATAAGTTTTTTACAAATCGCCCGTGAAGATTTAAAAGGGACAGTATTTCAGAATGTCATTTGTTCCGCTTTTTTTAGTACTTTCCGGTattcttttcaatttattttttaagactaCGATGCGATTTGTTAAGCTCATATTATCCAATCtacatttagaaaaaaacaTCCTATACCTTAGCAGCAAGAAGATAACTCTTAAATCTGAAACTGAGAGGAACATTACATTACTTTACTGTGCATCAAGGTACCTTgtaattatatcaaattaaaaaatgttgccAACTTTCGCTCAGTGTGTTTTGCTGTTAACTCTAAGTTGAATAATCGCTTAGCTGGGGAACCGCACGAGTTGGCTACACTCGAGAGAAACGCTAATCCTTACATAGATTAAGCGGGTGCCTACGGACCCCTAACCGCACTACGGAACCCTTAATGACGGGGATTTACCTTACTACTCCGTAAAGCTGCGTACACACCGGGCTAACGATTTGGTTTAGTGCAGAGTTTCTCAAACTTTCGGCTCAACGAACCCCTGTTTTTTTTCCAAGAGACGGCCAACCCCTTACTAactaaagaaaagaaaattaatttgactgttgatgaaaataaggattttatttgaataaaagtcAATACATACAGTTCCAAAATCTTAGTAATATTAATGTGATGTTGCTTGTTTCTTGTCGCAAATGCGAAAGCGAGCGACGAATTCGGTCAGTCGCGCGCGCACCGCCTTGTGTCCCGCGCATGCCTGCCAGTTATCAAACCACCATTACGTAAATCTTGTTGCGGACCACTGCCTTCAAATGGCGGCGTACCCTTAGGGGTTCGCGTACCCCACTTTGAGAAACCCTGGTTTAGAGTGTCGGTGGttgaattataatattatgctCGAATAAAAAATCGTGATGCATATGAACATTTGTTTTGCAATAACTAAAAGATCCAGCCCAACAAccaatttaaaacttaaaatacataaagactcaatcaattatttacattGCAACTGCCCTGAAATACATAAAGttacttatacaaaatatttaggcATATTAATAGATGAACATCTGTCCTGGCATTCTCAAATAGAAGCTATAAATATGAGAGTTAGAAAATTGATTtggatttttaaacttttaaaacttttaagaCACATTACGaacaaaaatctaataaaacaaatttacattGCTTTGGTTCAGTCTGTGATAGGATACTGTATAACTATATGGGGTGGAGCAAACAAAACTAAATTTCTTGAAGTAGAAAGAGGACAGCGTTGTTTGCTGAAAGTTACGTTTTTTAAACCTTTTAGATTCCCTACGAATGAGCTGTATTGTGAACTTTTAACTGTAAgacaactttatattttaaacacctccttaaaaatacataaaaatatgacatacataccaaGCAGAACACATAGAAGGAGAAGGAACAGGGTAGCTAAAGATAATATCACAAAATCTAAATTTGCTAAAAGGCAATTTAAGTACCAAGCagctaaaatatataacaaaattaatgaaatacaCAATGTATATCCTTTGAGACTACGCGaagtgaaaaaaagaattgtcgATTGGCTAAAAACACTCAATTATAATCAAACAGAAGCCCTAATTACATGACAATATTCTTCTATTCTTCACACGAatactagttaaaaatattcttacacTCTGCATATacacaaattttgttttattatatccaTATCttctttaattcattttatattttattttaacttgtattacctacttattgtTATAACAAGTGTTCAATAGTGTATGTTAAGAAAGAGCAGGATTTTCTGATACAGGCATACTTTGCTTAATAGAAAATCCTAACAATGTATAGTGTACACTTTgtagttaaagaaataaatgcatttttcatttttttcatttttttttttcatatgaaggttcaggttcaaatcctgcCTCGGCAAATGGATCAACCATGATACAATACGGGTTAAGATTCTATGCAAATGACGCGGATATTAGACTTCGAGTTAAAATCTgatttacccaatccagggcaTGGCCAAAGGTACACCCAAGGCTTCTCACCAGAGAGATGAGGTGAGGATTTAATCCAGACTATCACCAGGTAAAAGAAGGTGCTTTGGCGAACGCCAATGCCTTCATTCGGAACAATTGTGCATGTCGAACTTCGTACACATTCATTAGGTAGATagaaaaactctttattgctgtcaaaaaaaaggtaatgaggtacaaaAGCAGACTTATCGCCAAAGCAATCTCTTTCAGTCAACCTTAGTGTGGGAGGAAACTGAAGAATAGAAAGGCGATTGGCGcagtacatataaaataaaatacaaagcataaatgcctacccctccgggaaagaggcgtgattttatgtatgtatgtatgtacaaagcATAAATATACGTATAccttataaaaacataatataaatacatacttcattcaaataaaccatacataaataaataacttacaaattaaataaataatatattaaaaattatgaaagtgTCGAAAGATAGTAAGCTTAACAAGGTCTTTGAAATTACCTACAGCCTGAGCTATCTATTAGCTCGGTGTACACGCAGCTTAATGCTTTTAGTGATCGGATAAAATGCGCAAAGAAttttagcgcgtttttttacCATTGGCAGTTGCACAGGTGGCCATTTTATTATCTACTTAGAACCTCGCTCGCTTGCATTTCgagtttttaaacaaaatgttttcagTGCTTCAACATTGACACGGGAGcgcatatactcgtatttggAATTCACTATGAATTTCTGAGTAGAAGAATAtactttatacattttacttatgcccagtatatttaattaatttttaccaGTCCCTAGAATATCTTCTCCCGATTctctttattgtaaaaataacacaatgaaCAAagccatttttaatttctttgataAGGCTTTGTAACAATTTTCCCGGGAATGAGGTCACAGAGCTATGAAAAACAATTGTGGGAATTCCCGGAAATTGAAGTAATTATATTATGCAAGAAAACCCACTAAGGGCACGTTAGCTTTAgcacaaaataatgaaagtacAGAGGAGGAATTCTTTCTATTTACACGAcatgatttcttttttaaaatgaatgattttaaaatgatttattcaAAGGGATGAAGCTTTTCTTATGAAATCTTCGcgatttttgaattaaattaaattatgattttgCAGTTTatgtgattaaatatttttttaagtcataATGCGCGCTGCGAACGTAAAACTCCCGataaatttttcttaattcCCATTGGAATAAGTTATCGTTGATACTTTTACTGGACTAATTTTACGATAGGCGGAAAAAAGTTATTTGAGATAAATGCAATATGGCCAAAAACATACGAAATCGTAGTAACTAAAAAGTCGCCATTAGCTTTTGGCACTATTCGTTTTTTTACGAGTATCTATCGAACATATATGTATCGGccttttgaaaaaatagctCTGATACATGGTATTTCTGTACAAATGTAAACTACCCATCACTTTCTCTTTCAGATAAGTAGAGGGAGAAAGCATAGTTTTATACTAAGATTGTTTCGTGATGTAACTTATCAAGCGATACGCGGAATAACCAGCCTTCGTCACGTCTCCATCCCGCTTAATATTCCATTTCGCTTTCCTTAAGATGTAtcatttaatcaaataaaagagAACGACGAACTGACTGTCTGATATATCAATACACAGGTCAAAACGGCTAGAtctcaagatttttaaatttagcatgtagattctttttttggtggATGTACTAAGAAAATTTCCACGGGAATGGAAATTAACGGGATTAAACTTATTACGCTGGCGGACCTAAtgcagtaggtaggtactgtaattttcttgaaatttcgcgtacataattaagagtctgtcGAAGAACaaagggtacttttcatctcGGTAAAACCTAGGTATATTTCCCGTGAGATTTGCGATAAACCTGTATACTTTtgcaggtggcgctaaattcgcgctgGCAAAGCTACGTTTAAAAACTAGTTTACCATAAACCACAACACAAACAACCAATTCACCGTGAGGCATCTGTAGTAAGCGCACGCGCTTGTCTGTTAGAATTATAATTCCCAGTGCTTCCCAAACCTCGGTTACGATGTTCACCTGTATCAGTTGCAATAAGGAGCACTCAGATGGGCCGGTGTGCTGTGTTTGTAAGAACCAGTTCGACTTCGCATGTGCCGGCGTCACAGAAACCGGGTTTAGAAGACTGGGTGAAAGAAGAAATAACTGGCGGTGCCCTGGGTGTAAGTCCGGATCTTCACTTTCGCCTGCCGCAACATCCCCTATGCCTTCCCAGTTGGACAGTATACAGGAGCAGTTGAGTCGGATCACTTTCCAGCTGGAGCCGTTGAAGTCTCTCACGGCAGATGTTGCCGTTATCAAGGCCGAAATGTCAGATTTAAAAGCCTCTGTTGAAATGGCTCACTCGGCTTTTGCGTCTTTGGATGCTCGCGTCAAAAGTGTTGAAAAGGCTTTGACAGAGATCCCTGATTTGCAggaggaagtatgcagacTGCGGCAAGAGCTTGAGGATAGGGATCAGTGGGCTCGAGCGAACAATGTCGAGATCCGTGGGGTACCCTTAAGGAAGGGAGAAAATCTATATGAGATTGCGGAAAGGATAGGGGAGTTGAGTAATTTCCCTATAAGAAGGGAATCTATAAGCTACATTGCGAGGATACCTACTCGAGTGCCTGATGCTGAGAAACCTATAATAATATCGtttaataatagatatattaaaGAAGATTTGGTGGCGTCCGCGCGTAAAAGCAAGCAGCTTACGCTCGCAGGTTTGGGTTTCTCTGCTACTGGTCCGTTCTACGTAAACGACCATCTGACCCAGAAGAATAAGACCTTGTTAAGTAAGGCGAGATCACTGGCTCGAGAGACGGATTTCAGATATGTTTGGGTGAAGCATGCAAAAATTATGGCCAGAAAATCCGACACGTCacctgtttttattataagaaacGAAAAAgaccttttaaaaatagtttaactTTGTTTCTTGAATGCGTTAGACTCCCGAAGTTGCAGTCTTTTAGATTTTGTTATAAACTTGTAAGCAGATTGAGAACCATGCGTGCATTCCTTCCTTTGTGTTTTTATGTGAGTCGGCTCGGTGGAGCGGGCTACCTGTTTCCGCAGGTAAGTGCTCGTAGGCAACGGCAGTGCGCGCCGCAGCTTCGACTGTGCGCACGCGTTGCAAGAAACACATTTGTATGTTGGAGATTTGACTGCGCACTTCGCAGTTTGTTTACATCGCATGTCATTATTTACGCTGAGCTTACGGTATTTCTTATAACTCTCCATTCACTCGCCTGCGTTCTATGCAATTTATTCTTCGGCTTAAATTCCTTATTTGCATTTAGTTTTACCTGGATGCTAGGACACTTTTTTCGGCtaaatagttatatttattttgcatatttCTCTCAGACTATTTTAAATCCTCATTTATCGCCAAACGttagtttaatttatctttgttATAATTTGCTTAGTGCCAGTGCAGTATCTgtcagtaatatttttatttgtaggttTTTGAtgtcattgtttattttaagtattaaacTGATAacgtacataaattatttgctATATGCAGTACCTTGTGTCGGAactgataatattattatatatagttcGCATAAGTtacttatgttatatataaatattatagctatagttaattatttttattttatcgttaACGCATTCggtactatttttattttatgtaagattGTGACGTTAAGTAAAAGTAGATTGTCGTTTTtcgtttatttacattatttccttatatattttgcaattgttcactgtaatattattatcaatttcTTGATAATATCGATATTGAATAGAAGACTTGTATTGAATACATGTTATTTATACAGATTTCTGTATAAATCGATTAGTTACAATGCtgacattaatattatttttatctggtATCTAGTACTGAGGTTCATTATATTATCTACTATAGTCTTTACAAAGTTTCTACTTAGACTtatgttgtttattattaattgtggattctaatattaaagttttttaccaaaatactCGAGGGCTTCGTACAAAGACACAAGTATTTAAACGTAATCTTTTATTAACATCTTTTGACATTGTTTCGCTGACAGAGACGTGGTTGCTTGAGGGTTTGGGAGACAGTGAGTTGTTTGATGATAGGTACGTAGTATTTAGACGGGATAGAAATTACGAAATGACTGGCGAAAAATATGGCGGCGGAACATTACTCGCCGTTCATAGGGACTTCGCAGCCATTGAACGACCTGAGTGGCGGTCATCTGCAGAGGATATTTGGGTGACAATTACgctaaaaaataacaatcttaaagaaaacataaaactaCATGTTTGTACAATATACCTCTGCAATGAAGCGCTTGGTAACTCTTTTAACATGCAGTTGAGTAATTTTTCAGAAAAGCTTTCGTCTATATTTGATACTTGCCCGAATGActcgtttttaatattaggggactttaatttaaaaaatgtagaaTGGTGTGATGAAGGAAACTATCTGCGTCCTAGTGGGGTATCTGGGGTTTctcaattgttattttttgatacTCTGTCAGAATGTAACCTTaaccaatttaattatattagaaaTTCCTCCTGTAATCGTATCCTGGACTATGTACTATCCAATGGGCCCGTAGTTGTCTCACACTGTGAGGATCCTCTGGTTCCTGAGGACCCACATCACAAATCGCTTGAGATCAAATTATCCTTCTTAACAAATGTCGCACTTAAGAGCAATCCTAGAATTAAATTTGTGTACGAGAAAGCCGACTTTGAGGCAATAGTGAGTTCACTTAATGAAGTCGATTGGAAATTGTTGTTATATAATTGCTCCTTAGATGATGCTACGGATGCCTTCTATAATCACCTATATCGCTTGCGAGATTTATTTGTgcctagaaaaataatttcttcaggCAAATTTCCTGTCTGGTACACGtcctctttaaaaaaattacttaaagaaaagcgtaaatactttattaagtttaaaaagtaTAGAAATTTGAGTGACCGCGAAACTTTTAATCTTTTGAGAGAGAGGGCGAAAAGACTGGAAAAAGAATGCTatgatatgtatattaaacgGTGCGAAGATACTATAATTGAGGAACCTAAATTATTCTGgtcttttataaaatctaataGACATGGTTCGAACTCTTTGCCTTCAACCATGTATCTTGAAGATCAATCAGCTGATACTAGTGATGATATTTCCAATCTTTTTGCTACATATTTCCATTCTAATTTTCAAGACAATTCCACTGATTCTTCAAATTCTGTTCCTGCTGGTCATTCGCATGGATTTAATTCGATCTCGAATATTGAAATTGACACTGATTTTGTTCTCAAATCGTTAACAACTGTTGACATCTCTAAAGGTGCAGGGCCTGACCTGATTGATGCTAAATTTGTTGCTGGCTGTGCTGCTGGTTTATGTCATCCTTTATCGATTCTGTTTAGAAGGTCTATTGTTGAAGGGACTGTGCCTAAAATATGGAAGCAAGCATTTATTACTCCAGTACATAAAAATGGAAGCAagagtaatattaaaaattatagaccaatttctaaattatgcattttcgtaaaaatttttgagaaaattatacatgatCAAGTGTACAATGCTTTGGCTTCATCATTTATCGAAGAGCAGCATGGTTTTCTAAGAAAGAGGTCGACTAACTCCAAtcttattagttttattgattATGTTACAGTTAATATGGAATCAGGTGGACAAGTGGACTCTGTGTTCACGGATTTTAGCAAGGCATTCGATCGTATCGATCATGGAATCCTGctaaaaaaactttacttagcCGGAATCCATGGAAACCTATTTAGGTGGTTCAGCTCTTATATTGAAAACCGATCCCAAGCCGTAGCTATTAATGGCTCCCTATCTATTTGGAATGTGGTGCCTTCTGGGGTACCTCAAGGCTCATTATTAGGAcccttactttttaatattttcataaatgatGTGCGCTCCTGCTTCTCAAACTCTCAGGTTCTCCTTTACGCGGAtgatatgaaaattttcagtAACATTTCTAGTGTGTCGGATTGTTTACTTCTTCAAgaggatttaaataaatttgctgAATATTGCTCTAGTAATAAATTGGacttaaacattaataaatgctactatatttcatttacCAGAAAGACAAAACCGACGCAatacaattattgtttattaggCAATGAACTAAAGAGAGTCGAAGAGATTCGGGACTTAGGTATCATACATGattcaaaattaacatacGAAATTCATATCGATCACATAGTTAAAAAGGCCTCTAGATCTTTAGGATTTCTTAAAAGGTCGTGCTCTCAGTTCACTAATGTTAAACTGATAAAAATACTATACTGTGCCCTGGTTCGTAGCTCCCTCGAGTATTGCTCCCAAGTCTGGAATCCTcagtacaatatatatattgataggCTTGAATCAAtccaaagaaaatttttaaggtacttgcaatttaaaacaaagtgtTTTGATTCTTACTATAATTCTATGTGTTCAAGGTACCATTTTCTGCCATTATATATTCGCAGACAAACTGccgatattatgtttttagtaaaaattgCTCAAAGCCAGTTAGATACTCcatctttattaaataaaatttatttgaaagtgCCTACTAGAACTGTTAGGTTGCCCACATTTCTTTATGTTCCATATAGTGCATGTAAATATAGACATAACTCTTTCTTTGTCAGATCTGCTattgagataaataaaatagctgcCCACCCAGATCTTGATTTATTCAATTCTAgtgtcaataaatttaaaaacactttATCTCAGGCATGGTTTAATGGTTCTCTCTCTGCAAGTTAGGTGTTCTCCTTGTGTGAtatatctcttttttttttctgatttctctcttttttatgttagttttttccccCTAAATTTTTCTTTCCTTCTCTTTCAGACAAGCTGCTTAGTTACTCATATGCGAGAACATGTTAATGGtcatttgttgtttatttctttgtttatctAGTTATGTAAGACTGTTTGttctccaaataaaataaaataaaaataaataaaataaaataaagtgaaaaatattctttttactcGCTCCAAAGTTTTCGGGGCACACTGGCAGATGTTGTTTATACAGGCTCAAGTGTTTTGTGGCTGGGCCACATGTGAAGGGACTGAAAGTTCAAACAGAACGTCATTTAGAAAAGTCCACAAAGCTCTTAAACAATCTTTGATGTTAACTACAAGAATTAGAACATAAATGTAGTCTATAAATGGTAATTAAAAATCGCGTGAAAGCAGATTCCTAAAAGATAATCAAgtgattttaatgttaaatatagGTATCTACTTATACTCAGTATTCTCCAGATACAGCGCTGAACTTTTATCTTGcagctttaaatataaatgaggcacaggttcaaatcccacctcggccatacaccatgttatgtacattagtttgaataccaaccgatgctcttaaggTGAGggtaaacatcgtgaggaaacctacacatccaatatgggtcagatttacctgcaaaggttgcgaaggtgAGGTGGGAGTCGCTCGTAAAGCTTGAAGTGCAAGCGAGAGCGCGGAACGAGCGACAAAGAGGCACAATCGGCCTTCGCGTTCAGCAGCGTATACCTCCttctttatatacatacaattctttaaacaaatgaaattaaaattttcttttgaaaaatgctaccattctatcagtattttcttaagacgttgtcacgttcaactatcgttagtaaaccgactttacagacaacctttttttttgctcGCCTCCTACCAACACTACTCAACGAAATTTAACTCAACTTCAACTACTATGCAACGAATTTTTAGCGGGCGAATCCACACATAAAGCACACTGATATGCTTGAAGCAATTAACAAACCATCCGACCCCAGCCCGTTCAA harbors:
- the LOC132902700 gene encoding uncharacterized protein LOC132902700, producing MFTCISCNKEHSDGPVCCVCKNQFDFACAGVTETGFRRLGERRNNWRCPGCKSGSSLSPAATSPMPSQLDSIQEQLSRITFQLEPLKSLTADVAVIKAEMSDLKASVEMAHSAFASLDARVKSVEKALTEIPDLQEEVCRLRQELEDRDQWARANNVEIRGVPLRKGENLYEIAERIGELSNFPIRRESISYIARIPTRVPDAEKPIIISFNNRYIKEDLVASARKSKQLTLAGLGFSATGPFYVNDHLTQKNKTLLSKARSLARETDFRYVWVKHAKIMARKSDTSPVFIIRNEKDLLKIV